A window of Triticum aestivum cultivar Chinese Spring unplaced genomic scaffold, IWGSC CS RefSeq v2.1 scaffold148520, whole genome shotgun sequence genomic DNA:
TCCGAGGGGAAAAAATCCCATAATAAATCTCAAAAAGTTttttttttgtttgagtttttttgATAAATCTCAAAAAGTAGACCAAGCAATACTTGCCGCTGCGCACATGCAGCCCATCACGAGAAAGGAGATCCAGTACGTAGTTCTGTTCAACTCGGTCCGGTTCTCATTCCGTCGCGGCGATCGCTGACCTCCCTCCATCGCCGCAACTGCAAAACCCTCCTCGCCGGTAACTTACCCCTGCGACCATCCATGGCCACCTTCACCGGAGCACCGCTCCCGCCGGCCGGCGCCGGAAAGGAGAAGCCGCTCGCGCGccccgcaccggcaaccgctcccgCGGACCTCGCGAATCCAGGTCCAATCTCCGCAGCCCATGAGAACCATTGGAGGTTTTGTTCACCATCCCATGGTCTTTGATTTTGGTGTCGTCGCAGGGAAGAAGACGCGCCGCCGGGTGCCGATGACGGACGAGGATCGGTGGAGGATCGACCGCCTGAAGGAGCTGCACGCGTCAGGGACCGAGGAGCTGCACGAGCTGATGGACATACACAAGGAGCTGCGCGACTACCACGACGAGCTTCTGTTCCGGCGGAGGTGCCTGGCCGCGCGCCTGGTCAGCCGGGTCGCCTTCCAGCGCCGCGACGCCGCCGCCTACGTCAAGCACCACCTTGGCCTTGGCCTGAAGGTGGGGGATAAGCTGCCGGAGGAGCTCAAGCAGGCCAGGCCGCCAATCTCAATGGCCCTTTTCTTGTGGCATGAGATGGGCAGGGCCTTGTACATAGGCATGGATAACTTCATGGATGAGTACAGCAACACCGAAGAGTACcggagagggatgctggcgttggTGCCCGGGGCTGTCCCTGATGAGAACGGAGCCCCGCCGGATTCTGTTTGCTTGGTGTGGATGAGTGCTTGTTTAATCCTGAGAACGAAATGTTGCTAATGCATGTTTTGTTGTGTTCAGGATGACTACTTGTTTGATGCTATTGTgttgagcatgatttatttatggcGTGAGTGCTTCAATCAAACCAAGTGGACTA
This region includes:
- the LOC123176673 gene encoding uncharacterized protein; amino-acid sequence: MATFTGAPLPPAGAGKEKPLARPAPATAPADLANPGKKTRRRVPMTDEDRWRIDRLKELHASGTEELHELMDIHKELRDYHDELLFRRRCLAARLVSRVAFQRRDAAAYVKHHLGLGLKVGDKLPEELKQARPPISMALFLWHEMGRALYIGMDNFMDEYSNTEEYRRGMLALVPGAVPDENGAPPDSVCLVWMSACLILRTKCC